In Euzebya rosea, the sequence TCGCGCGGGTGTCGGTGGCGGCGACCACTGCACCTTCAGCCGATAGGCGAGCCACCAGCGCCCGGCCCAGATGGCCAGCCGCCCCCGTGACGATGACGACCCGCCCGTGCAGCGGTCCGGTGGAGTCACCCATCAGAAGATCACACTCACCGCGCCGTTGGGCGCGAGTCGCTGCTGGTCGATCCGGGCATGACGAGCCTTGATCCGCAGGCCCTCGCCGGGCAGGTCCACGAGGTGATAGCGGATGCTGCCGAGGAACGGGTCGGTTTGTTCGTAGCGGTAGCGGTACAGGATCACGTTGACCTGGGCCACGATCTCCTCGTCGGTGGCCTCCACGAGCAGGAAGTTGGTGGCGTAGTGGCGAACCCGGGACCACGGGTACTCCCTATGCGCCCTGGCGCTCTTCAACCGCTCGACGCGCCAGTGGAGTCGCGTGCGGTCATCATCGACGAGCCCCAGCTCGGTCGTGGTGT encodes:
- a CDS encoding aromatic-ring-hydroxylating dioxygenase subunit beta gives rise to the protein MPSPAELDRMVLSHRVEAFIHHELSLIDDWRLDDWRELLTDDAVYTIPSTDRQGDTTTELGLVDDDRTRLHWRVERLKSARAHREYPWSRVRHYATNFLLVEATDEEIVAQVNVILYRYRYEQTDPFLGSIRYHLVDLPGEGLRIKARHARIDQQRLAPNGAVSVIF